The window AGGTTTAGATTAGGAGGTGTAGGTTTAGAATAGAATGCGTAGGTTTAGATTAGTGTATAGGTTTAGATTACAACCTTGTAGTTTACATTAGGATATATAAGCTTAGATAGAATGTGTAGGTTTAAATTAGAATGTGTAGGTTTAGATTAGGAGGTGTAGGTTTAGAATAGAATGCGTAGGTTTAGATTAGTGTATAGGTTTAGATTATAACCTTGTGGTTTACATTAGGATATATAACCTTAGATTAGAATGCGTAGGTTTAGATTAGAATGTGTAGATTTAGATTAGAATGTTTAAGCTGAAAGTAGAATGTTTAGGCTCAGGttgaattgtttatttttaaattagattGCTTAGGTATAGAATAGAAtgctttgaatttttaataGAATGATTAGATATACTTTAGATTAATAGAGCCAAAGAGGATCAACTGATTTCAGAAGAACTCGATATAAACTTCAAGTTAATTGGAATTAAAGCAATTAGTTTTAGATTTAATTAATTAGACTTGAATGAGAAAAATGCtgaatgtttttttatagaaacacGGCGCTAGAGCACTTCAAATAGACATTTAAATTTACTGAAGTGTCTATTTTAAATTAGCTTTcctatattaaatattttgatgcAGGGCAATGGGAGGAGACAAGTACACAAAGCAACAGTAAACTACAAGCCAGAGTTTATTGCCTGGATGCCTCATAAAAAGGAGATAATTGACAAAAGGCAGCCTCTAACTTCAGTTTACCGAGAGAATTTCCACAGCGGAGCCGGTGGAGACAGAGGTAATCCTCACGCGCAGCTCTATTCAAAACAGATAGCGAGTCAAGCGCCACTGATACGCCAGAAGACAGAAGATGTCCATAAAAACCAGGGAGTTTTCAACGACTCGTATCCGACCGACACAAAAAATCACTTCACGACAACATATAGGAAAATACATTGTACATCGGACCCAAGAAAAGAAGAGGCAAGGGAAATAAACACAATATGTTATCAGTCAGCCAATAGCCAAATGTTGGAAAGAGCAAGGTCGGTTGGTCCAGCGCAGCTGAGGGAGAGCGTCGCCAGCTGTCTTAGCTGGGCAACAAGAAGACCGCAAACATCTGGTAGGTGGTTCTGTTGAAAATCTCTGTTACGAATCCATATTACATTACATTAATTCTGCCTTGAAGAATTTTATTTCACTAATTGAACAGGAAGGATTATTGGAGAAATATTTTAGAGCCTTACACcatgtgtgttttatttcatcaattagtaaaaatataacattaaacaaacaaatatagtTAAAAACTTACAATATTGATTgtttgaaagaaaaataaatgaaagcctAATTCCTGCATAGTAAGATGAGGTCCCCATGTGCAGTAGTACATTAACTGAAGCTAGTCGAGGCACCGAGCTTACAGAAGTTGGCATAACTAAAGAATGAAAACAACATTCACTATTTCATCAAAATAGTAGGCTGGTCTTGATTAATGTAGATTTAACAAGTGGCTCTTGACATCTCTTTTAAAGTTACTGAGTGTTGAAATTTCATGTAAGTTTATTAGGAGATTGTTCCTTTAGGATAGAACTctgtattcaattgtttttgCAACATGCAATAGCaatatgtttatgtatgtaAATCCCACTTTGCCTGGATGCGCGTTAGTTGCTAAAGTTAAACTCTATGTGTTTCAACGTTTAACCAATCTCATACAAACCTCATGAAAATGCTCCGCGCCTTCCCCCGgtttgccaaaaatatttgatttcaaagtctgtctggttcctgagaGCCCACCATCTGCATGCACTTGATTCATACAGATGAATCTGTGACGTTACAAAATTCAAATGCATTAAGGACAAATTCCCTCAGTGAACGCATTCATGGATTGTTGTTGTAAACACAGTGTAAAAATTTGTGTTAAAAATCTACACACCTGCTGCGGGCTATCTGATTGAGGAAAGAAACCTCAGGCAACGACAGGCTTACCGTTAGtttgttaataaaatttcaCTTTCTCGGCTTTTTCTAGCATCATGTTTTCAGTCATAAAAGTAATTATCACAATTGCAACCATTTGTTTTTGACAATTTGAAACAAAAGGTTTCCCGGCCAATAGCAAAACTGACAAAGGCCTGCGAAACAAACGCTGGAAGTATGTACCAAATGCTAATGTTATCAATGCCAAACCTTGTCTTCTGAAGTTATgacttgaaattaaaattggcCAGGATGTTGTTACTAAAATACTATCATCATAATTTGCATTATTCCCCAACCAGGCAACAATGATATCACATCCTCCATTGAGGCCAAAGGATTTTTTAACTAATAAGCCACGGTGTTTGATAATTTCTGATAGACTAAGCAAATATTATCTAAACTGATAAAAGGTAGGAACGTGTTGACAGATTGTGTTAATTGGTGTCACTCGTTCATTACAGCTCTGCCAAACACCGAGCAACAAGCGAAGATTAGCAGAAGCACTACTGATGCCACGCCTCTTATACCACCCTCCGCATCCAATCAGCTAGCTTCAGTAACTCAACCGACTCCTGGCCCTGCAGCTTTGGTATGCTAAAGATTATGCATACATTCCTCACTGCATCAGGAGCACAAGCTACCTTCGCCCTACCACCATAGGATTTTGGAAATAGATTGCCTGTCACTAAGAATTACAAGGCCAACAACCTGACTGGAGTTTTTAACAACACTAAACACTGGTTCTACGGTAGAGCTAAGAACCCTTTGTAAACACGATTTTGTTGGTGTGTGGCTTCACAAAATGCAAGATGGAGTTTTTTTTTGCTCAGGTTGTTACAAGTAATTAATCATGTTATGCATTCTTCCAGGAtctagttttatattttaatacttgTTTAAAGAATTATACAGCCTCTAGAGACAAAACACTGGTTTATGATTTGCATAGCACCTCAAAACAAGGGATGCAAATCCAATAGCATGATACAGTCAACCAATTAGCACCCAAGACTGCTGCGTCTgattatattatgtaaatataacttcataataaaattgtttagcctCAAGATTTGAATAAATGTGAGATGACATTCAGTTGCTTTGTAGGAGGATCTCGCAACATACGGCTCATTCTTTATTATCGACTACATAACTTCAGAATGCTTTATGGTTTGTAGAGGCTTGGAGTGGACAATTCCCTTCAGATACTTGAGACTTATAAAAACTAGCCTAATTTTTGCTTGGCACATACATTTACAGAAAGAAACTGTCTTATGAAACAAACTAGTACATTCAAAAGCTTTTTAGATATCAAAGTTTTTTCATAGACAACAGTTTCACTCCAAAGGTATTAGAAAATAAGAAAATGTTTGAAAGATACTAATTATAGAACTTAGAATATAATTGTATTATCAATTTTATAGATAGAATTCTATAATAAGTCTTTGTGTCTGCACGAATTGctttttcaaaaattataaCTGGTTCAGACATGCTGAATCGATTGCTTAATGGACTAAACGcgtgttaaatattttttcacataATACAGAAGAATGAACTAATTTGTAACGATCACTTTTCATACCATCTAAACAAGTTAAACTAAACTTACTGCATTGTGAATAATGTCTCACTTACTAGCCAGTAGCGAGCCACTCTCAAAGAACAAAGAAGCTGAATGTCAGGTAACGGGGTGAACAGTCAGCGAAACATCAAATTATATTCAAAATATTGTCAATAAA of the Watersipora subatra chromosome 4, tzWatSuba1.1, whole genome shotgun sequence genome contains:
- the LOC137393414 gene encoding uncharacterized protein; translation: MVAPAATELTGSWHNSGYYGHYRSRIRNDFMNEYRQKAKPQPPQKYLDRSRAPVRRHVFSKHDNRERYKDNALYFADGNGRRQVHKATVNYKPEFIAWMPHKKEIIDKRQPLTSVYRENFHSGAGGDRGNPHAQLYSKQIASQAPLIRQKTEDVHKNQGVFNDSYPTDTKNHFTTTYRKIHCTSDPRKEEAREINTICYQSANSQMLERARSVGPAQLRESVASCLSWATRRPQTSALPNTEQQAKISRSTTDATPLIPPSASNQLASVTQPTPGPAALVC